The sequence below is a genomic window from Deinococcus cellulosilyticus NBRC 106333 = KACC 11606.
GGTGGAATTTCCACCGGATGAGCATTCCAGTGGGTCTCCAGAATGAAGGTCTCTGGATGGTCCACACTGCGCAGCACAAAACCGAAGTCACACTCGGGATACTGTATATAAGTGCTGCGCATCTCTCTGAGGTCAGGGGTCACGTCACTCTGGCTGTGGAATTCCTGATACAGCACGTATTTCATGTGGTCCTCCTGTCTGGAGATACCGTTTAAAGGGTCCTCCAGAGGTACCAGCTGGCATAGCTGCGGTAAGGGCTCCAGCGCATGGTCACTTCATCCAGGTTGGATTCACCATACAGGTTTGCAAAGGCCCGTTTCAATGCTCCATCTCCCAGAGAGTAGATGTCTTCTCTGCCCAGGCCGAACATGAGGAACATCTCCACCGTCCAGCGCCCAATGCCCCAGATGGGCAGCAGTTGCTCAATGATCTCTTCATTGGAGAGGGGGTCCAGCCCATCGAAGTTCACCTTGCCTTCCAGGGCGGCATCACTGAGGGCAAGCAGGGTTTTGGATTTGGCATTGGAAAGACCACACGCCCTCAGGGCCTCGGCAGTGTGGTGACGGAGCAACTCAGGCAGGAGGCCTCCAGTTAAAGCCACCACACGCTTTTCGATGGCATCTGCCGCCTTGCCCGAAAGCTGCTGACCAATCACAGAGCTAGCAAGAACCGTAAAGGGTCGATCATGACGGGATTTCAGAACCTCTGGGGGTGGTCCCACTTTTTCAATGACGGCCCCCAGGATGGGGTCCAGAGACAGATGGTCCATGATGATTTTTGTTTTGGACATAATTTCAGTATAAGCGGTCAGCTCTCAGCCGTCAGCCATCAGCAAAAACAACCTGCAGGAGGGTCTCTGACAGGCCAAAGCATCAGAGAAGTTGTCATTTTGCTTCTTCAGAAACTGCATGATTGAGTCCTTGAGCGAATGCCAAAAAAGGAGGAGCAAATCTTGTTCCTCCCCGTTTTAAGCTGATCACTGACGGCTGACCGCTATCTGCCAAACGGCATCTTGGGCATGCCCTTGCCGCCCTTGCCCATCCCCATGCGCTGCATGACCTTCATCATGTCCTTCATCTGGTCGTGCATTTTCAGCAGGCGGTTGACCTCCTGCACAGTGCGCCCTGAGCCTGCAGCAATGCGCTTGCGGCGCTGACCGTTGATGACTTTGGGGTCCCGGCGTTCACGGAGGGTCATGGACTGGATGATGGCCTCAATCTGCTTGAGTTGTTTTTCATCCACATTGAAACCCTCAGGGAGCATTTTGCTCATGCCTGGAATCAGTTTCATGATGTCGCCCAGAGGTCCCATCTTGCGCAGGTTCTTCATCTGCAGCAAGAGGTCTTCGAGGTCGAAATCGGTGATCTTTTTGTTGGGGTCCATGGCAGAAAGCTCTGCCTGCTGGGCACGCTCGATCAGGGTGAGCACATCGCCCATCCCGAGGATGCGGCTTGCCACACGGTCAGGGTAGAAAGGCTCCAGACCTGTGATCTTCTCGCTGACCCCGGCAAAGTAGATGGGTTTGCCAGTCACAAAACGGGCAGACAGTGCAGCACCCCCACGGGCGTCACCGTCCATCTTAGTGATGATCAGGCCCGAAAGGTTCACCCGTTTGTCGAAAGTCTCGGCCACGTTCAGGGCTTCCTGACCGGTCATGGCATCCACCACCAGCAGGGTTTCGGTGGGGTTCAGTGCTGTTTTCAGGTCTGCAAGCTGGTCCATCAGGTTTTCGTCGATCTGCAGACGGCCTGCGGTGTCCACAATCACCAGATCCCGGAAGTCTTTCTGCAGGTATTCTTTGACCCTTTGCTGGGTGACGTGCGGAGGCTCGTTGTCCTGCACTTCCAGCACAGGCACACCCACCTGATTGCCCAGCACTTTGAGCTGTTCGCGGGCAGCAGGACGCTGGGTGTCCGCAGCAACCAGCAGCACACGACGGCCTTTGCCTTTGTAATGGGCAGCCAGTTTGCCTGTGGAAGTGGTCTTCCCTGCTCCCTGCAGACCCACCATGAACCAGACGTTGTTCTCGGTTTTGAGCTGGGGTTGCTGGGCACTGCCCCCGAGGGTTTCGATCAGTTCATCGTGAACGATCTTGACGACCTGCTGGCCTGCATTCAGGCTGGTCAGCACATCCTGTCCAACGGCTTTTTCGGAGACACGGGCCACGAAGTCCTTGGCCACGTTGAAGTTCACATCTGCTTCCAGCAGGGCCATGCGGATCTCGCGCATGGCAGCTTTCACCTGAGCTTCGGTCAGGCGTCCCTGCTGACGCACATTGTCCAGAATGTCCTGGAGTTTCTTGCCTAACGACTCAAACATGCTTTCCAGTGTACAGGGTTGAGGTGAGGGTGCACAGTGAAATGCTCAAGATTGTTGAGGAGGGACAGGGTGCTGGCGGCAGATGCAGTTCCCTTGCTCATCGCCGAGAGCCGGCGGCCCAGTGCGACCCAGCCGCCTGGGGAGCACGTATTCAGGGCCAAGACAGAGCCGAGAGCGTATAGTGCTTTAGCCTATGCATACTGTCAACTCCATACTGCTGCCAAAGCATGCCAGTTTGCCCTCGGCTCTCGGCCCTTGGCCCTCGGCTATTTGGTCAGCCACACCCGCAGCCACTTGTTGATGTTTGGCATCACCAGGTAGGTCATCAGGACCACCACAATGACCGAGCTGAAAAATTGCCGCACCACAAAAGGCATTCCTGAGAACCAGTGGGGCCCCACCCAGGCCATCACCAGACTGAGCGGAAAGAGACCAAGCATCACGGCCACCACCTGCTTGTGTTGCGGAGGGGTCTTGAGCACAGGAGCAGTGGGAGGGGTGAACCAGTATTCCAGACCTGGAATGATGTTCATTCGGGGTTCACCCTGAATCATGGGCTCTGAGCGGTCCAGCCATTCCTGGCGTTCCGGAGACTCCTGCCAGTTCTTGAAGTTGTCGTAGGAGTCAAAACGGATGATCATGGTGTACTCGGGGGCGGCCCCATCCACCGGACGGATCACCCCGACCCCAAGGTGGCCAGGATACTTCTGGGCAATTTCTCCAAAGCCTTTGACCCAGGCTTCAAATTCAGCAATGCGGTCTGGTCGAACGAGTCTGGAAACGGAAAAGGTCACTGCGCCCTCTTGCATGGGCACATTGTAGCGGGATTGCTGCAGGAAAAAGCCTCACTGTGAAATTCCAGCCCTCAGGCTTCCACAAGATCTGCAGCTTCCAGTCCTGCTTCCTGTTCTGCTGCGGATTTTTTGGGCATGGGAGGCTCCCAGCCTTCGGTGAGTTGCTTGTGCATCTCACGGATGGCCTGCACCACCACCTCAGGCTGATCCATGATCACCTGGTGACCGCTCTTTTTGGCCACCATCATGCGGGCGCGGGTGGAAAGTTTCAGCAGACGTTCCTGGGCCTCCACCATGATCTTTTCAGTCTCCCTGAGGAGTTTGGGGGCGTCTTTTGAGACTTCATGCCCGTGACGAATGACGGTCAGGGGAAGATCGCCCAGGCTGCTTTCCCTCTCTGCTTCTGTCACTGCGTCCGCCACGATGGAGAGTTCCGTCAGGTAGGTTCTGGCAGATTTTCTCAGGAAGAACATGTTGATCAGGGCAAATTTGGTTTTCCAGGGAATTTCACCCAGAGGCTTGAGCATCAGGGGATAAATCAGGTTGAGCTGAGCTATCCACAAAGGGAACCCCAGACGAATCAGTCTGTGACGCAATGCGGCCCGTTGAGACTGACGGTGCAGGCGTCCCTTTTTGCCCTTCCAGACCGTGGCCGAGTCCACCAGAATCATGCCTGCCACTTCATCTGGATACTTCTGGGCGTAAATCCGGTTGACCACGCCACCAAAGGAGTGACCCACCAGCACATAGGGAGGTCTGACATCTGCCGCCTTGAGCAAATGGTGAAGTTCCTCCACCAGACACTCCATGGTGCATTTCCCAGAGCGGTTGTCGCTCCAGCCGTACCCTGCACGGTCATAACTGAGCACCCTGGCAAATTTTGCGACGGTTGGGGAAATGGCCGTCCAGTAAGGGGTACTCCCTCCCATGCCTGCTTCCAGAATCACAGTGGGGCCCTCATGGTGCTCTCCCATGATTTCGTAATGCAGGTTGTACCCTCCCACATCCACCCGGTTCCCGGGCATGAAGTGCTTCCTCGCAAACGCTGTGTTGTGCCACAACTGGTAGAGGTGGTTGATGCCCGCAATGTAAAGGATGGTTTTCCAGAACCGGGAGATGCGCATATTCGAATCATAAAGGGGGGATTGTGCTGCTGAAAGTGGTTTTTGTTTAGGTTTTGTTGGGAGATGGGGTCAAGCCGAGAGCCGAGAGCCGAGAGCAAGGTAAATTGCTGCATTGCTGGTGTCAAGGAGACCACAGGGGGGTTGGCTGAAAAAACCTGTATTTCATGGCTTTATTGCAAAACCAGTCCGTAAAGCTCAGGCATTTGCATTGTATTTGCCCTCGGCCCTCGGCTCTTGGCCCTCGGCATCTAAAGTGTCTCATATACACAAATACGAAATTCGCACATTGCTTTTTGACCCTCAGGGTTTATCATCAAGGACATGAAAATAGGTTTGATCGGTTTGGGAAGAATGGGCGGCAACATGGCCACACGCCTCATCCGTGCTGGACATGAGATTGTCGGATTTGACTTGAGCGAAGAAAACCGCCAGAAAGCTGCATCAAATGGTGCCGAGATCGCAAACACCCTGGATGACCTGATTGCAGCCCTCCCGGAGCGCAAGGTGGTGTGGGTGATGGTGCCTCACGGCAAACCCACCGAGAGCACCCTGCAGTCTCTGCTGGAAAAACTTGCTGAACATGACATTGTGATCGATGGGGGCAACTCCAACTACCAGGACAGCATGCGCCGTGGAGAAATCTTTGCTGAGAAGGGCATGTTCTTTCTGGACGCAGGGACTTCTGGAGGCATCTGGGGCCTGGAAGAGGGCTACTGCCTGATGATCGGTGGGGACACCGACGCAGTGGTGCATGTGAGCCCCATTTTCGCCGCACTGGCCCCCAATCCCAAAGGTTGGCTACACGTCGGACCTGTGGGCTCGGGACATTTTGTCAAAATGGTCCACAACGGCATTGAGTACGGGATGATGCAAGCGTACGCCGAAGGTCTCGAACTGATGCGCGCCAAAGAAGAATTCGGGCTGAACCTTGCCAACATCACAGAACTGTGGCGGCATGGCAGCGTGGTGAGAAGCTGGTTGCTCGACCTCACCGCCGAATACCTCAAGAACGACCCCGAGCTGAAAGACCTCTCTGATTATGTGTCTGATTCGGGCGAGGGCCGCTGGACGGTGATCGATTCCATTCAGGAGGGGGTGCCTGCCCCTGTGATCACCCTCAGTGTGCAGATGCGTCTGCGCAGCCAGCAAGACCAGTCCTACGCTGGGAAAGTGCTGTCTGCAATGCGCAATGCCTTTGGTGGGCATGCAGTGAAAAAGGTGAGTGATGAGTAATCCATTTCGTGAAGGCATGCGCAGACGCCGCACCCCCGACGCCTGTGTGCTGGTGATTTTTGGTGTGGGTGATCTGACCCAGCGCAAATTGCTTCCTGCGCTGTACCGTCTGGCAATGGAAGGGGAACTGAATCCCAACTTCTCCATCGTGGGCGTGGGTCGCCGGGACTGGTCCGATGAGGGCTTCCGGGATTTTGCAGAAGACAGCGTGAAAACCAGCAAGGAAACCGGAGAATTCGACCAGCAGACCTGGGATGGTTTCCAGGAAGGCCTGTTCTTTGTGGGTGGTCCTTTTGACCAGAGCGAGACCTTCAGAAAGCTGAAGGAGAAGCTGGAAGAGGTGTCCCGTCAGCGGGACACTGGCGGCAATGTGGTGTTCTACCTGGCCACCCCTCCCAGTGTGTTTGCCCCGATTGCTGAGCTTCTGGGTGAACAGGGGCTTCAGGAAGAAGGCAGCAACTTCTGGCGTCGTCTGGTGATTGAGAAGCCTTTCGGGGTCGATCTGGAAAGTGCCCGTGAACTGAACGCCCACATCCACAAAACCTGGGAAGAGCACCAGATCTACCGCATCGACCACTACCTCGGAAAAGAAACCGTGCAGAACCTGATGGCGATGCGCTTCGGGAACGTGATTTTCGAGCCCCTGTGGAACCGCCAGTACATTGAGCACATCCAGATCACCGCATCTGAAGACCTCGGGATGGAAGGGCGCGGAGCCTACTACGAGGAAGCCGGAATCATGCGCGACATGCTGCAGAACCACATCCTGCAGATGTTCTCGCTGGTGGCGATGGAGCCCCCTGCCAACTTTGATGCCAACGCCATCCGGGACGAGAAGGTGAAAGTGCTCAAAAGCATCACCCCAATTCCCAAAGAGCGCGTTGGGGAGTTCGCTGTACGTGGGCAATACGGCAAGGGCACCCTCTACGGTGAATCTGTCGCGGGCTACCGTGAGGAAAAGGGCGTGGCTCCTGACTCTGTGACCCCCACCTATGTGGCCCTCAAGCTTGAGGTGAACAATTGGCGCTGGCAGGGGGTGCCTTTCTTCCTGCGCACCGCCAAGCGTCTGCCCAAAAAGGTGACTGAGATTGCCGTGGTCTTCAAGAACCCCCCCTCTGACATCTTCCCCAACAAGGCAGAGCGCAATGTGCTGGCGATCCGCATCCAGCCTGACGAAGGCATGAGCCTGAAGTTCAACTCCAAGGTGCCCGGACAGGACAACTACCTGCGCGAGGTGGTGATGGACTTCAAATACGACGCCTTCGGACAGCTGACCGGTACCCCTTATGGACGCCTGCTGCTGGACAGCATGCTGGGAGACGCCACCCTCTTCCCCCGTGAAGACGAAGTGGAACTCGCATGGCAACTCGTTGACGGTATTCTGGAAGCATGGAAAGCCCCCGCTCCAGAGTTCCCCAACTACAAGGCTGGAACCTGGGGTCCCGACGCAGCCGATGAACTGATTGGTCCCAACCGCCGCTGGCGGAGATTGTGAGGTAAACCATGCACGGTCCTGTGGTCACCGACGTCAGACAGGCACCGAAAGCCCTGGAGAAACTCTGGGCTCAAACCAACCAGGAGTACCGCACCCACACCGGCAACATTGTGGTGATCACCGAACTGGACCTGCAGGAGAACGTCCTCACTGCCCTGACGGAACTGAACGCCCGTCACGCCAAACGCCAGATCGTGGGCATCATTGACCCCAATCTGGAAGGGGTCAGGGTGGAGGTCAGCATCTTCGACCAGAGAGGCCGCTACATTGAACGTCTGGTGATCTACGGACAGGAGGAGCACCTGTGTGGGGCCATCCTGCCCCTGCTGCAACCTGGCGTGCAGACGTACGTCTGGTGGGCCACCTACCGCAACCCCAACGTGGAACTGCTGGAAGAACTGGCTGAACTTGCAGATCTGGTGATTGCAGACACGGTGACCCTCAACATCCCCCAGGATGCCCGTTATGAACTCACCGACCTGAACTGGGCCAGAACCCTGTCCTGGCGTGAAATCACCGCGCAGCTTTTCGATTCCCCGGAAGCAGCAGCCCTGCTGAACAAAATTGAAAAGCTGGATGTGTACTACGCAGAGGGACGCCGCAGAGATGTGGTGGCCAAGCTGTACCTCGGGTGGTTCGCCTCAAGGCTGGGCTGGAACGACCTCAGCAACATCACCCTGCATGCAGAGCCTGCAGACGGACGCGGCAACGGTGAAATTCTGGGTTTTGACATCAAAGCCGATGGGGCCACCCTCAGTGCCAGAGCGCTGAATTCTGACTGCGTGGATGTGAACATCCAGCTCACTTCTGGCACCCACCACAACACCCTGCACCAGCCCATGCGATCCATTGCTGCCCTGCTGGGTTATGTGCTGGACGGTCAGGAAAACCCCAGTGTGTTTGAGGCATCGCTGAAAAACGCCAAGGCGTATTGAGACATTTCAAGAGAGGGGCGGGCTTTGGCTCGCCCTTTTTCAAGGAGACCCATGCAATACCACATTTCCAGCACTCCCCAGGAACTCGGGCAGGAGGCTGCCCGTGCATTTGTAGACCTTTACAATCAGGCCGTGCAGGACAGAGGAATTTTCACTGTGGCGCTTTCTGGCGGCAGCACCCCAGTGCACCTGTATAAAGCTCTGGCACAGACGGATCTGGACTGGTCCAGAGTGCGTTTCTACTTCAGTGATGAGCGCACTGTGCCTGCAGACCATAAAGACAGCAATTACAAGACCGCAAAGGACAACTTCTTTGATGGGGTCGGCATCCAGCCTGAGCATGTCTTTCGCATGGAAGGAGAGCTGGACCCTCAGGAGGCCGCTTCCCGCTATGCTGCCGTGCTCCCGGATCAACTTGACCTGTGCTACCTGGGCATGGGAGACGATGGGCACACCGCAAGCCTGTTCCCTGACACCGAAGCCCTGACGGCTTCTGGTCGTGTGGTGGCCAATTTCGTGCCAAAGCTGAACACCTGGCGCATCACCTTCACGTTTGAAGAGATCAACCGCTCCAGAAACATCCACATTCTGGCCACAGGGGCAAACAAGAAAGAAGTGCTTCTGGAAGTCAAAAACAAAAGCGGCAAGCATCCCATTGAAGGTGTGGAGAACCCCTTCTGGTATGTGGACGCTGCAATTGCTGAATTGCTCTGAAAAACCAGCTTCATGAAGGGAAGGGATCATCCTCTCCCCTTCTTTTTTGTTTACACTCAGGGGCAGAACCATGAACCTCAAAATCCTGTCTGTGCTTGTTCTGTTGACCACCATGACTGCAACTGCCAAAACCACCCTGCAAACCTTCAGCTCTGAAGCCTTCCAGACCAGCAAACTGCAACAGGTGACCGCTGGACCTGTGGTCAGGCTCTCTCCCGCCCAGAAGACAGGAACCCTGGAATCTGCTGAAATTGCCGTTCCGGCATTTGACACCCTGATCCTCTCCTGGAATGCGAAAGCACCTGTGGGCACACAGGTTCGCCTGGAAGCCAGGGTCTTCACAGCAGGTCACTGGAGCAGGTATTACACCCTGGGCATCTGGTCCGAGGATGAAAAGGTTCGCCAGAGTGTCAATGGACAGAAGGATTCAGATGGTCGGGTGCTGACCGACACCCTGAAACTGACCTCTCAGGGAACGAAGTACCAGTACAGGGTCACCTTCCAGAGCAGCAAAGCCGGCGCAAGTCCTGAGTTGCGCAACATCTCGGTGATGACCTCCTCTGCTTCGAAACCTGGGGCTTACACGCCCAACAAAACCGTCTGGGGTAAGGTTCTCGATGTGCCTCTACGTTCCCAGATGATCTATCCAGATGGTGGCGAAGCCTGGTGCAGCCCCACCAGCACCAGCATGGTGATGAAGTATTACGGCATTGACCTCTCTGTGCCGGAAGCCGCCCAGAAAACATATGATCCTGCCTATGACGGCACAGGAAACTGGGTGTTCAATACGGCTCTGGCCGGAAGCCATGGCCTGAACGCATATGTGACCCGTCTGGAACACCTGGGAGAAGCCGAGCAGTGGATTTCAAAGAATGTGCCGGTGATCATCAGCATGGGCTGGAAGAAAGGGGAGTTGCCTGGCGCGCCCCTGCCCCAGTCCTCAGGACACCTGATGGTCATTGTCGGTTTTGACAAAAATGGCAATGTGGTGATGAATGACCCGGCAGGCAAGGACGACACCCAGGTGAGGCGCACCTACAACCGGGCCATTCTGGAAAAACTGTGGCTTGAGCACTCGGGTGGGACGGCTTACATCATTCAGAAGCCCTGAGTCGGGGCCTGGATGTGATGTCCCACTGGCTTCTGGAAACATTCCAGGCCACCACCGGATCAGGCCGATGGGTGTTTGTGGAAGCATAAATCATCAGCAATTGCCAGTGCTCTGGATGACGGACCCGTTCTTCCAGGGTGTTGATGGGTGAAGTCGGGCAGGAAGGGCTGCAAGCCTTTCTCTCAGGCACATAAATCTCTGCCAGGGGAATCCATGTGTCCAGTTTGATTTCACGCCGACCCAGGAAAGGTGAGTGCACATCCCAGCCACGAAAGAGAACACCTCGATCCTCAGGATGTGCACCAAGACAGAGACCACTGCTGCCTTCGCCCCCTTCGTGAACATGGAGGGTGATCAGGCTCAGGCCCTGACACCATTTCTCTGGAAGGCGTTGCACCCCGAGCAGGAATGTGGAGGTGGCCCGGAAATTGTTGGGACGGCCCTGCTTTCCAGGAACAGGAAGAGACCCCGAAGAGGTGCTGATGCCGTCTCCTGTCTCATCTCCCCCGACGATGGACATGGTGATGTATTTTGTTTCAGGCGGGTAAACCACCTTGACCGCCTGCCATCCGGACTGGCTCTGCACCCCACGCCCGACCACAGCTTTCAGCTCCTGCAGGCCAAGGTCTTCCAGAGGATGGATGCCTGCTCGGGGTGCAAAAAGGTTGTCCTTCCCCCACCAGACTGCTGTCCCCAGAAGCAGAACCCCAAGCACCCAGTAAGGCAAGTGGTGTTGTGCAAAGTGCCTGATGCGCTGGGCCAGTGGAAGTTGTGGACTTCCCATTTCCTGAACAGCCAGATAAGTGGCTTCTTCTCTGGAGAACCCCTGCTGCATCAGCTCCTTGATTTTCTCAATCAGGTGGGCACGAAGCTCTGCAGCCGCATCGATACGGTCTTTTCTGGGCAGGCCTCTGGTGGCCTTTTTGATGTACTGGTCAAGGGTCATCAAGAGAACCTCAGGAGCAGGTCCATCCCGGTTTTGAGGGTGGCCCATTCTTCTTTCTTGCTTTTCAGGGTCTGGATGCCAGTGTCGGTCACCTTGTAATACTTGCGGGGCGGGCCTCCTGAGGTGGAAGGTTCCCAGGACGCCTCGATGCACTTTTCTTTCACCAGTTTGTGCAGGCTGGGGTACAGACTGCCTTCCTTGAAACTGAAAATGCCTCCTGATTTGCTGTTCACGGCTTTGAGGATTTCCAGCCCATACATGGGTTTCTCCTCAAGCACTGAGAGCAGGATCAAATCGAGGGTGCCCTGTTTGAATTTCTGGTCCATAAAACCTCCATTACCTTATACTTCTATGTACCTTAGACTTCTATATAGTTGCACAAAAAATGACCCGGGTAAACCCCGGGGCCATCCCTGATTCAACAGTCACTGCACCTGAAATTCAGCGACCATGGGCAGGTGGTCCGAGATCTTCAGTGTGTCTTCCCTGCGCACATGGTGACCCAGCAGTTTCACTCCGGTGTCGTAAAAGAAATAGTCGATGGTCCGATCTGGACCTTTTGCCAGCGGATCATTCGGGTAATGGGTGAACCACTTTTCGGGGTCCTGCTGGACTTCCTGAAGTGAGGGCATGCTCTGGTAGTCCTGCAGGATGATGCCCAGTTCGCTTTCAGGGTTGTAGTAGGCCTGATGCTGTTCATGCAGGCGTGCTCTGGCGGCCTGATCAGGCAGGAGGTTGAAATCTCCGCCAATCAGCACAGTTTTGCCCGCGTTCCTGAGCACCTGATGGGTCTTTTTGACCTGCTTTTCCATGGCGTCCGTACCTTGCGCAAAGGCATCAAGGTGGGTGTTCATGATGTGCAGGCTTTCCCCCCCTTCCACAGGCAATACCACATCCAGAATGGCCCGCCTGAAGTTGAAAGCCTGGGTCACCGGATCTGCCGGGATCAGGGGCAACTGGTGTCGGATGGCCTGATCGATTTTGAAGCGGGAGTAAGTGACCACCTTCATGCCCACAGCACCCATGATCTGGGGGTGGGGCACAAAACGGGCTTTCCAGTAATATGCACTGGCAGAGCAGGCATACCCCAGACGCTCTGCCAGAATTTTTTCCTGGTCCTGAAAATCCGTGCGCTTTGCCCCGGTGTCCACTTCCTGCAGCAGAACCACATCAGGGTTTTCCGTTTTGATGACCCGCACCACCTCTTCGAGGGTGGACGCCATGGCTTCTTTTGATGGGCGGGTGTCCGGTCCGCTGCCATCGAGCAGGTCATAAAAAAAGACGTAACCTTTTCCTGCCAGATACTGAATGTTCCAGTTCAGGACCCTGAAAGGCTGCCCGGCCTTGAGGGTGGGAGCCTCCGGGTTGCAAGCCACCGGGACGTCTTCCTGATCTCGGGGATGGTACGTCAGGGCGTAAACCAGACCAGCAAGCAAAGCCACCAGAGCGACCAGCCACAGCAGGACACGGGTCAGAATTTTGGACATGGTGATGGGATTATACCCGATTCAAAATCAGTGCAGGGTCAGGTCCAGGGGGGCTGTTCAGGGTGGGGTGAGGGCAAAGTTCAGACATGCAGATGGTTTGGAGTGGTCAGCGGTCAGCGGTCAGCCGTCAGTGGTCAGCCGTCAGCGGTCAGCAAAAGAAGTCCTGATGCTCTTGCAAGCGGCCAGAGAAAGATTTGAACGGTGCTGGCGGGTCAACTGTCTGTTCTGTCTGGATCAAGTGAAAGCATCTTTGAGGTTTTTTGCTGACGGCTGAAAGCTGACGGCTGACGGCTTTCAGCAGGGACACCGCCTCACTAGCGACTTTGCACTCACCCTGGTAGGACGTTGTGGCCTGCGAACATTTTCAGGGAGAACTTGACCTGCAGACTGTCACCTGCTATCTTCAACATACCGGACGTCCGGTATGTAAGGAGAAGCATGCTGAAACCCCGAAGGATTCCCGCTTTTTTGCATGACGTTTTTGGAGAACAGCAGACCCTGCTGGAGGTCCTGCTGGTGCTGTTCGCAGGACTCGGGGTGACTGCCCTGCTGATTCTGGGAGAACAAGAAGCCTTCAGTGCCCTTCCCCTCTGGCGCAGTGTTCTCACGGTCCTGCTGATGGTGGACATCGTGGCCGGGTGTGTGGCCAACTTCACACGCTCGACCAGCGATTACTATGCCCACAGGCCCATGCACCGCAGGATTTTCATTGCCATTCATGTGCATCTGCCTGTGCTGGCGTGGCTGATGGGGACTGGACTGCTGGAGAGCGTCCTGATCTGGGCCTACACCATGATCGCCGTGCTGTTTGTGAATGCCCTCCATGGTCACCCTTTGCAGCTTTTCACGGCGGCCTGTCTGCTGGTGGTGGGCATCTCTGGCATCCTGATTCTTGCTGGACTTCCCGTTCCTCTGCTGGTCATGGGGGTGCTCTTCCTGATGAAAGTGGTGTTCAGCTTCGGGGTGGACCATTACCGGGCGGCAGGCGAAACAGCACAATCATGAAAGAGATCATGATTCTGGACGAAAGCCACAAGCGTGCCTTTGTTCACCTCATTTCTGCAGCTTTTGAGAAAGATCCGCTCTTTGTGCACCTGCTGGGACCAGAAGCCCCTGCAG
It includes:
- a CDS encoding DNA-3-methyladenine glycosylase family protein gives rise to the protein MSKTKIIMDHLSLDPILGAVIEKVGPPPEVLKSRHDRPFTVLASSVIGQQLSGKAADAIEKRVVALTGGLLPELLRHHTAEALRACGLSNAKSKTLLALSDAALEGKVNFDGLDPLSNEEIIEQLLPIWGIGRWTVEMFLMFGLGREDIYSLGDGALKRAFANLYGESNLDEVTMRWSPYRSYASWYLWRTL
- the ffh gene encoding signal recognition particle protein, producing MFESLGKKLQDILDNVRQQGRLTEAQVKAAMREIRMALLEADVNFNVAKDFVARVSEKAVGQDVLTSLNAGQQVVKIVHDELIETLGGSAQQPQLKTENNVWFMVGLQGAGKTTSTGKLAAHYKGKGRRVLLVAADTQRPAAREQLKVLGNQVGVPVLEVQDNEPPHVTQQRVKEYLQKDFRDLVIVDTAGRLQIDENLMDQLADLKTALNPTETLLVVDAMTGQEALNVAETFDKRVNLSGLIITKMDGDARGGAALSARFVTGKPIYFAGVSEKITGLEPFYPDRVASRILGMGDVLTLIERAQQAELSAMDPNKKITDFDLEDLLLQMKNLRKMGPLGDIMKLIPGMSKMLPEGFNVDEKQLKQIEAIIQSMTLRERRDPKVINGQRRKRIAAGSGRTVQEVNRLLKMHDQMKDMMKVMQRMGMGKGGKGMPKMPFGR
- a CDS encoding antibiotic biosynthesis monooxygenase, whose translation is MQEGAVTFSVSRLVRPDRIAEFEAWVKGFGEIAQKYPGHLGVGVIRPVDGAAPEYTMIIRFDSYDNFKNWQESPERQEWLDRSEPMIQGEPRMNIIPGLEYWFTPPTAPVLKTPPQHKQVVAVMLGLFPLSLVMAWVGPHWFSGMPFVVRQFFSSVIVVVLMTYLVMPNINKWLRVWLTK
- a CDS encoding alpha/beta fold hydrolase — translated: MRISRFWKTILYIAGINHLYQLWHNTAFARKHFMPGNRVDVGGYNLHYEIMGEHHEGPTVILEAGMGGSTPYWTAISPTVAKFARVLSYDRAGYGWSDNRSGKCTMECLVEELHHLLKAADVRPPYVLVGHSFGGVVNRIYAQKYPDEVAGMILVDSATVWKGKKGRLHRQSQRAALRHRLIRLGFPLWIAQLNLIYPLMLKPLGEIPWKTKFALINMFFLRKSARTYLTELSIVADAVTEAERESSLGDLPLTVIRHGHEVSKDAPKLLRETEKIMVEAQERLLKLSTRARMMVAKKSGHQVIMDQPEVVVQAIREMHKQLTEGWEPPMPKKSAAEQEAGLEAADLVEA
- the gnd gene encoding phosphogluconate dehydrogenase (NAD(+)-dependent, decarboxylating); this encodes MKIGLIGLGRMGGNMATRLIRAGHEIVGFDLSEENRQKAASNGAEIANTLDDLIAALPERKVVWVMVPHGKPTESTLQSLLEKLAEHDIVIDGGNSNYQDSMRRGEIFAEKGMFFLDAGTSGGIWGLEEGYCLMIGGDTDAVVHVSPIFAALAPNPKGWLHVGPVGSGHFVKMVHNGIEYGMMQAYAEGLELMRAKEEFGLNLANITELWRHGSVVRSWLLDLTAEYLKNDPELKDLSDYVSDSGEGRWTVIDSIQEGVPAPVITLSVQMRLRSQQDQSYAGKVLSAMRNAFGGHAVKKVSDE
- the zwf gene encoding glucose-6-phosphate dehydrogenase, encoding MSNPFREGMRRRRTPDACVLVIFGVGDLTQRKLLPALYRLAMEGELNPNFSIVGVGRRDWSDEGFRDFAEDSVKTSKETGEFDQQTWDGFQEGLFFVGGPFDQSETFRKLKEKLEEVSRQRDTGGNVVFYLATPPSVFAPIAELLGEQGLQEEGSNFWRRLVIEKPFGVDLESARELNAHIHKTWEEHQIYRIDHYLGKETVQNLMAMRFGNVIFEPLWNRQYIEHIQITASEDLGMEGRGAYYEEAGIMRDMLQNHILQMFSLVAMEPPANFDANAIRDEKVKVLKSITPIPKERVGEFAVRGQYGKGTLYGESVAGYREEKGVAPDSVTPTYVALKLEVNNWRWQGVPFFLRTAKRLPKKVTEIAVVFKNPPSDIFPNKAERNVLAIRIQPDEGMSLKFNSKVPGQDNYLREVVMDFKYDAFGQLTGTPYGRLLLDSMLGDATLFPREDEVELAWQLVDGILEAWKAPAPEFPNYKAGTWGPDAADELIGPNRRWRRL
- a CDS encoding glucose-6-phosphate dehydrogenase assembly protein OpcA → MHGPVVTDVRQAPKALEKLWAQTNQEYRTHTGNIVVITELDLQENVLTALTELNARHAKRQIVGIIDPNLEGVRVEVSIFDQRGRYIERLVIYGQEEHLCGAILPLLQPGVQTYVWWATYRNPNVELLEELAELADLVIADTVTLNIPQDARYELTDLNWARTLSWREITAQLFDSPEAAALLNKIEKLDVYYAEGRRRDVVAKLYLGWFASRLGWNDLSNITLHAEPADGRGNGEILGFDIKADGATLSARALNSDCVDVNIQLTSGTHHNTLHQPMRSIAALLGYVLDGQENPSVFEASLKNAKAY